GAAGAGAGTCGCTTGCAATGTCTGAAATGAACTTTTGAGCAGCTACAGCAACCAGCCTTGTTCTGCAGACCacaagaaacaaaagaaaagaaaagcatgTCATTCATGTGGACCAATAATCACCAAGTCGAAGGGGAAACTGTAATTTCTCTCAGACTAGAACTACACCGTGCTAAGCTCATTGTTCACAGAGAGTGGTCGTCTTGTATTTGCAATTCTCTTCTTCTATAAAGTTATGGTATGCAGTTTGCATACTCTCGAAAAAAAAGAACTACAACGTGCTAAAACAACTCTATGTGGCTCCATTATCACTATGCTTGGCAAATTTCAGTTCCAGATTAACCTAGAGCAGCAAAGGGGGTCTCGGCCTAACTACCGATCCAGACATTTGGTCGGAGAGAAATTGGATGTGTAGGGAGTACTCACAGGCGTAGGTCGGGGCAGTGGAAGCCGCTTCGGCCGAGGTAGTGCTCCACGAGCTCGTCCGGGATCTGCCGCGCCACGGAATCAAAACACGGAACTTGGCATGACGAGAGGGGATtagggcaggcggcggcggcggcggcgtaccgTGGGATTGTAGTCCATGAGGGAGGAGAGGAAGTCGGTGAGCACGGCCTCGTCGTCGTGCCGCCCGTCGCTGCCGCCGGCCCCCGTGCCCGGGgccatccctccccctccccctccccctgcgCCGCCGGGGTTGTTgcttcccatcatcctcccgtcCGCCGACTCGCTGCTAGGCTGGGTCGAGTGGTGGAGAAGAGGAAGTGGCGCTGGAGGTGAGGACGATGGCGACTTGGAAGAGGGGTCGCCGGGGCTCCGAcgacgggagaggagaggggagcaGCGGGCTGAATCCGGGCTTCGCACCTGCGCGGACTAGTGAAATCACCAGCCGAGATCAACACTAATCTCGACCGATTTTTCGCATCTAGACCAACTTTGCTAAAACAGATACATACTCTAAATCGGTtggcttttcaaaaaaaaaaaggacCCGAATATCCAGCAGATGTCAGATTTTTAGCATAGCAAATAAAAAAAATCATGGCAAATTATGTTTGCCGTGGCAAGTTTAGTTGATGACCATGTCAAATTCGCGGCAGTTCATTTTATTGTTAGAAAATTGTTGTGCTCGCCAACTAAATTTGCCATCCTCATGCCAATATAAATTGTCATAAAAATATGTTTGATTTGTCATATGCCTTAAAATATGATGTCCGGTTTTTAGCATTTCTGTGAAAGAGAAGACACTCCAGATTAACGTTGTAACGTAACTTCTCAATACTCTAATGTCAAAATGAATCATTGTTGCTTCTTAATCTTTAAGCCAACGTGTAGTTGTTAGAGTGTTATTACATGGAATAAAATCTAAAAAAACTACACATTTGAATATTCGAATTACAACTATCACAAGACTATTCGTAGAAAAAAAACAATCACAAGACTGCAGATTTAAGAACCTATTTGTTGGTCTAAAATACAATTTCATAGAATTACAAATcgaatcattcatatcacaaaatttAGGTTTCATATATTTTTCTGATTGCATAGGTTATGTAAAATTGCATCATAGATATGCAGTTTGCGATATAATTGGTTCTAAAATTCATATTATTTAGACATGACATTTTAAGTTTGAAATGTTGTGAGTAACTAATGTATGAATTTGCAACAATGTCAAATTGCCCTATAGACAATAAAATTGAACACTGATATAAAACCCATCAAGGGATCCCAATCTTTAGGACACTAGTCACTTAAAAAAACACAAACTTCTTACCCTTGTTTATCTCATAACCATAATTCTAGTTTTGGGGACAATATGTATCACACAATCCAAAATCTCTTCTACATGGAACTGACCACAAAAATCGAGGGGCATGACCCCCATAGCAGCCCCCACACACGCCATTCAACATAAGTCAACCATGAAACCCTACCAATATGAACTACCTGATAAAGATATgtatctagggtagggtcataggcctgacctagacacccttccCTAGGACGTCACCCTAAAAACGGAAGCATTCGAAGAGgagtcatcatccactcgaccatgaggaCTTCCACCCAGCAGACTTGAAGTCACTCGACCGCGGAGAttgtcactcgaccaccagaaggtctaaGGTCGCTCCGGACTACAACGGTCGGACATCAcctcatagctttaatggtcattatgtctctttatttactagcgttaccagtaacgtctcccctttaatgtaccttaaacccttcgtaACATGGGccggctggggtcttggcgcactctatataagccaccctcctccacaggcacaagggttcgcatcttttgtaaactcacacacacacatataatccaatcggccgcctcagggcaccgagacgtagggttgttgcttcttccgagaagggcctgaactcgtaaaactcgtgtgtacaactactccatagctaggatcttgcctcttcatacctacccctcattctactgtcagtcttagaaccacgatagttggcgcccaccttggggcaggtgtcttagcagttTATTGCAGAAGTTGTGATtcttccgattcccatcatcatggtttccggtggagGATTGGCTGAAgggcgcgagatccgtctcggcgcgcttgtcttcatcgccgatgactccgcttggctccacgaggctccactcgacgtcgaggcgctccccgtccgtggggcgacgcacttccgcgcatgcgtccgtggtgtcctTCTTCGACAGCCGttgactcagtatcggtcggctcctacgGCATCCTCGCTTCCCGTTGTTCGCCGGCGCCAGCGATCCGGTCGGccacggcttcagcggtgggtgcagCATGCGgcccgccaatcggccaccccacaaatcgcggcaatcgagcccgatgaaactctctacggcctgttcgacctgtcgactggctccgtcgagacagcatccgagtgcgacagcagcgaccccgcggtggaagtattgatggtcaatggaccacgcagtcctcctggcttcacccgtgaagacggtGGCGATGGCGTCGGCGATCCATCACATgtccacgaggagtaccgccccgatccCTTCTCTTCGCAGCGGAAGGAAGATCTTCACCGCAgcaatatggatgcacttcacactcctatcgttggagaaacccccgaggcccaggccttggaggagacgcgcctagccaacttggctgagcgcactcgactggagaacctccagcgcaccctcgatgagcgtgctcggcagcggattcctgaatccagtcgatgacaactttttccgcctccgactcaggtataccgaactctgaTCTAAAATCTCACAGTTGCAGCCCGAATAGcatagtcaattcaaccttcccaatcagaagctggctgaggtttgatgcagatccgggctttgctccgggcagcgggagagcagaatacagcagtatctcagtcgtggaataggattcatagcagatttgTGGTGGCAGATACTGTCCAAtctgctcacagcccaagatcgcctccgcggtgtGAGGGACGTGGGTACCAGCAAGATCAAtacaggaaccgtgagcagtatgatcatcgactcgaccACAATGACCGTCGTCGAgcgcccacgcctcctccgaggagtggatcatacgtgccttggcggcaagatgacaggcgcccccgCAACGGCGAACGAAGAACTCCAGTCGATCCCAGAgatccaggctttgatgcaagatctatcctcgttcaaggtctggttgataGGAACAGGGCTCACAGAGAAGGCCACGATAGAGATCATCCGACTGGAAGCAAGGTGCATGTTTTAGGACCCGAGTGTTTCAGCGGAGCCATCagagcagcagtgattcctcccaacttcaggttggcgactggagtcagcaagttcaccggcgagtccaagccagacacttggcttgaggactaccgagtggctgtgcagattggtggcgggaatgatgatgtggctatgaagcacctccccttgatgttggagggctcagccagagcgtggttgaatcagttggctcctggcagtatatatagttgggaggaacttgctcgagtgtttgttaggacctttgaaggcacttgcaaaaggctggcagggttgacagaattacagtgttgtgttcagaaaccgaatgaaaccttgagggattatatccagagatggatcacgttgcaccataaagtggagaatgtgtcagatcaccaagcaatttgtgccttcaaggaaggcgtcaagtattgggagttgaatctgaagtttggtcggacaggagatatgactctgactctgatgatggagattgccaccaaatatgccaatggtgaataggaagaccgactccggagtggcaaacacaaaacagtcgcccaagaaactagaggagggaattccagtcgaAAACAGAAGCGAAAGCCTGAACCAGCCGCTCCTGGCGAAGCTTTAGCTGTTGCctaaggaaagttcaaaggaaagcccaaggggccctggactcccaaaaaagttaaggataaagatggaaatgatgtgttggatttaccatgtcatattcataccaaaaaagacaaagaggggaacatcatttaccctaaacacacGACTCGACAATGTCATTTCCTTAtctagcagttccgagagaaacaacc
This portion of the Triticum dicoccoides isolate Atlit2015 ecotype Zavitan chromosome 7A, WEW_v2.0, whole genome shotgun sequence genome encodes:
- the LOC119331355 gene encoding transcription initiation factor TFIID subunit 10-like — its product is MMGSNNPGGAGGGGGGGMAPGTGAGGSDGRHDDEAVLTDFLSSLMDYNPTIPDELVEHYLGRSGFHCPDLRLTRLVAVAAQKFISDIASDSLQHCKARVAAPIKDNKSKQPKDRRLVLTMDDLSKALREHGVNLRHPEYFADSPSAGMAPSTREE